The following proteins are encoded in a genomic region of Pirellulales bacterium:
- a CDS encoding HD domain-containing protein translates to MVNDRLRQRIAWEAARLLYRRQESEFYRARLKAARLLSTDPVPPHEMPSRREIHEQIEALARLSQLETGRTSDDVEYTLPSPPEELLVPDRFVVYRGLLAPLEKVMQKPLYHPEGDALYHSLQVFDLARDELPYDEEFLLAALLHDVGKGIDPQDHIAAALEALDGHITPRTAWLIEHHSEASALRDGTLGVRSRRRLEESESFDELMLLSQCDRAGRQVGVPTSDVEDALDYVRELAADCDKE, encoded by the coding sequence ATGGTCAACGACCGATTGCGGCAGCGCATTGCGTGGGAAGCTGCGCGACTGTTGTATCGCCGCCAGGAATCCGAGTTTTATCGCGCCCGCCTTAAGGCCGCGCGGCTGCTGTCGACCGATCCGGTGCCGCCGCACGAGATGCCCAGCCGGCGCGAGATTCACGAGCAGATCGAGGCCCTCGCCCGGCTGTCGCAGTTGGAAACCGGCCGCACTTCTGACGATGTTGAATACACGCTCCCCAGCCCGCCCGAAGAACTGCTCGTGCCAGATCGCTTCGTGGTCTATCGCGGGCTGCTCGCGCCGCTCGAGAAGGTGATGCAGAAGCCGCTTTACCATCCCGAGGGGGACGCACTGTACCACAGCTTGCAGGTATTCGATCTGGCCCGCGACGAGCTTCCCTACGACGAAGAGTTTTTGCTGGCGGCGCTACTGCACGATGTCGGCAAGGGGATCGATCCGCAGGATCACATCGCGGCCGCGCTCGAAGCACTCGACGGCCACATAACGCCACGCACCGCCTGGCTGATCGAACATCATTCCGAGGCGTCGGCCCTGCGCGATGGTACGCTGGGAGTGCGCTCGCGGCGCCGGCTGGAGGAGTCCGAGAGCTTCGACGAATTGATGCTGCTAAGTCAATGCGATCGCGCCGGCCGGCAGGTGGGCGTACCCACCAGCGACGTCGAAGATGCGCTCGACTACGTCCGCGAACTCGCGGCCGATTGCGACAAAGAGTAA
- a CDS encoding type II secretion system F family protein yields MSFVHVAAKGYAARSRTEAHFAMIELFSPRIGLRDLAQLSRRMSIALSSGIEVRRVVEREVAATRRPLLRAKLSEINDAVAAGDTMAEGFARTGNYFPSLVHEIIRIGEHTGHLAEVFRHLAEHYEERLRLRRSFVSSVTMPCIELGISLVIIGIMIIVSGMLGARNGSQRVDILGLGLVGEEGFVIYCLILGSIAGGGIFLYQAMRRGVAWTEPVQKAVLSIPGIGGPLRTIALANMAWTMELTMEAGVEVMRAMKLSLASTRNVFYTSHTADVVNTIRAGHEVHEALSNTGAFPFEFLASVEVGERSGRLPEAMKNLAHEYHERARHAVKTLTTLAGWAVWGIVAIIIICMIFRAFSSYINMINEAVKM; encoded by the coding sequence TTGTCGTTCGTCCACGTGGCGGCCAAGGGGTACGCCGCGCGGTCCAGAACCGAGGCACACTTCGCCATGATCGAACTCTTTTCGCCGCGCATTGGGCTGCGCGATCTGGCCCAGCTCAGCCGTCGCATGTCGATCGCGCTGTCCAGTGGTATCGAGGTGCGACGCGTCGTCGAGCGCGAGGTTGCCGCGACCCGGCGTCCCCTGTTGCGCGCGAAGCTCTCCGAGATCAACGACGCCGTCGCCGCCGGCGATACGATGGCCGAAGGCTTTGCCCGCACCGGTAATTATTTTCCTTCGCTGGTACACGAGATCATCCGCATCGGCGAACACACGGGGCATCTGGCCGAAGTGTTTCGCCATCTGGCCGAGCATTACGAAGAGCGCTTGCGGCTGCGCCGTTCGTTCGTGTCGAGCGTCACGATGCCCTGCATCGAGTTGGGCATCTCGCTGGTTATCATCGGCATCATGATCATCGTCTCGGGCATGCTCGGCGCCCGGAACGGCTCGCAGCGCGTCGATATCTTGGGGCTGGGGCTCGTCGGCGAGGAAGGTTTCGTCATCTACTGCCTGATCCTGGGGAGTATCGCCGGCGGAGGCATCTTCCTCTACCAGGCCATGCGGCGTGGGGTCGCTTGGACCGAGCCGGTGCAAAAAGCCGTGCTCTCCATCCCCGGCATTGGCGGACCGCTGCGCACCATCGCGCTGGCGAACATGGCCTGGACCATGGAACTGACGATGGAGGCTGGCGTCGAGGTGATGCGCGCCATGAAGCTCAGCCTGGCCAGCACCAGGAACGTTTTCTATACGAGCCACACGGCGGATGTCGTGAACACGATTCGCGCCGGACACGAAGTACATGAGGCGCTGAGCAATACCGGCGCGTTCCCCTTCGAGTTTCTAGCCTCGGTCGAAGTCGGCGAACGCAGCGGGCGGCTGCCCGAGGCCATGAAAAACCTGGCCCACGAGTATCACGAGCGGGCTCGTCACGCCGTAAAAACGCTGACCACGCTGGCCGGCTGGGCCGTGTGGGGCATCGTGGCGATCATCATCATCTGCATGATCTTCCGTGCCTTCTCGTCCTACATCAATATGATCAACGAAGCAGTAAAAATGTGA
- a CDS encoding DUF1080 domain-containing protein — protein MIDNSHWALRLTFVCGLIGFLGSPSAAADNMLTEQEEKDGWQLLFDGHTGWKTSTLAASKTPVQDGTLNPHGSGGYMIIHDQPWENFRLALDFKLSKGCNSGIFIRTFPLEPRPGKDVGFNGLEVALDDTATAGFTDTGAIYDLVKPARNAMRPIGEWNHIEITCNKNLIDVVINGEQVTHMDLDLFTQPNLRPDGTPHKFDIAYKNHPRRGYIGLQDHGSNCWYKNIKLKVLD, from the coding sequence GTGATCGATAATTCTCATTGGGCACTCCGTCTGACTTTCGTGTGCGGATTGATTGGCTTTCTCGGATCACCGTCTGCCGCCGCCGATAACATGCTCACCGAGCAAGAGGAGAAAGACGGCTGGCAATTGCTGTTCGATGGCCATACCGGCTGGAAGACCAGCACGCTCGCCGCGAGCAAAACGCCCGTCCAAGACGGCACGCTCAACCCGCACGGCAGCGGCGGTTACATGATCATCCACGATCAGCCGTGGGAGAATTTTCGGCTCGCGCTCGATTTCAAGTTGAGCAAAGGCTGCAATAGCGGCATCTTCATTCGCACGTTTCCGCTCGAGCCACGCCCGGGTAAGGACGTCGGGTTTAATGGTCTCGAGGTTGCACTCGACGATACCGCGACCGCCGGTTTCACCGACACCGGCGCGATCTACGACCTGGTCAAGCCGGCCCGCAATGCGATGCGGCCGATCGGCGAGTGGAATCACATCGAGATCACGTGCAACAAGAATCTGATCGACGTCGTGATTAACGGCGAGCAGGTCACGCACATGGATCTGGATCTGTTCACGCAGCCGAACCTGCGACCCGACGGCACGCCCCACAAGTTCGATATCGCCTACAAGAATCACCCGCGGCGCGGCTACATCGGCCTCCAAGACCACGGGTCGAACTGCTGGTATAAAAACATCAAGCTGAAAGTGCTCGACTGA
- a CDS encoding sigma-70 family RNA polymerase sigma factor: MIVLTESSQEKVLLAAQVRSAQRGNREAFGQLVERFQQSVYGVALRRLRNHAEAQELTQEVFVQAMRKIVQLREPECFGGWLRQITTRMAINRSLRAGPVVPTDREMLEANCVERRTPLAVALDREQASQVRAGLGRLRRMDRETLEAFYVRGQSLIEMSDEFGSPVGTIKRRLHVARKRLARELEELAPA, translated from the coding sequence ATGATCGTTCTGACCGAGTCCAGTCAAGAAAAAGTGCTGTTAGCGGCCCAAGTCCGCTCTGCCCAACGAGGCAACCGAGAAGCGTTCGGTCAATTGGTCGAGCGGTTCCAGCAATCCGTCTACGGCGTCGCGCTGCGACGGTTGCGCAATCATGCCGAGGCGCAGGAGTTGACCCAAGAGGTTTTCGTCCAGGCCATGCGGAAAATCGTGCAACTGCGCGAGCCGGAGTGCTTCGGCGGCTGGTTGCGGCAGATCACGACGCGGATGGCGATCAATCGGTCGCTGCGTGCCGGCCCGGTTGTGCCCACCGATCGCGAGATGCTCGAGGCCAATTGTGTCGAACGGCGCACGCCGTTGGCCGTGGCGCTCGATCGCGAGCAGGCCAGCCAGGTGCGGGCCGGCCTGGGCCGGTTGCGGCGGATGGATCGCGAGACATTGGAAGCGTTCTACGTGCGCGGGCAGTCGTTGATCGAAATGAGCGACGAGTTCGGCTCGCCGGTCGGCACGATCAAGCGACGATTGCACGTGGCACGGAAGCGGTTGGCGCGCGAGCTGGAAGAGCTGGCGCCGGCCTGA
- a CDS encoding isoprenylcysteine carboxylmethyltransferase family protein, with product MPLREEFESVGNWLFCWRSYLPLALVPVLAVGLWENRVTGFVPPLWWTLVCFAVSLAGLGVRILTIGFTPAGTSGRNTNGQRADELNHSGIYSTVRHPLYLGNFLMWLGVTMYSELWWLVAIVSLIFWIYYERIMFAEEEFLRRKFGESYVKWAANTPAFLPSFKNFRRPSLPFSVRNVLKREYSGMMGVILTFALLGLSEHLVVEGRVALDPAWQLICLVGVVLYFVLRTLKRQTRLLEVEGR from the coding sequence ATGCCGCTACGGGAAGAATTCGAAAGCGTCGGAAATTGGCTCTTCTGTTGGCGCAGCTATCTACCGTTGGCGCTGGTACCGGTCCTGGCCGTGGGCTTGTGGGAAAATCGCGTCACGGGATTCGTACCGCCCTTGTGGTGGACGCTGGTCTGCTTCGCCGTCTCGCTGGCCGGGCTGGGTGTGCGCATCTTGACGATCGGCTTTACTCCGGCCGGCACGTCCGGTCGCAACACCAACGGGCAGCGTGCCGACGAGTTGAATCACTCGGGCATTTACTCCACGGTGCGTCACCCGCTGTACTTGGGAAATTTCCTGATGTGGCTGGGCGTCACGATGTACAGCGAACTGTGGTGGCTGGTCGCGATCGTGTCGTTGATCTTCTGGATCTACTACGAACGCATCATGTTCGCCGAAGAGGAATTCCTGCGGCGCAAATTCGGCGAGAGTTATGTCAAATGGGCCGCCAATACGCCGGCCTTCCTGCCGAGCTTCAAGAACTTTCGCCGTCCGTCGCTGCCGTTCTCCGTCCGCAACGTGCTGAAGCGCGAGTACTCGGGCATGATGGGCGTGATCCTCACGTTCGCCCTGCTGGGGCTCAGTGAGCACCTGGTCGTCGAAGGGCGCGTGGCGCTCGACCCGGCATGGCAATTGATCTGCCTGGTCGGCGTGGTGCTGTACTTCGTACTGCGCACGCTGAAGCGTCAGACCCGATTGCTGGAAGTCGAAGGGCGGTAA
- a CDS encoding DUF1501 domain-containing protein: MLYIRGTSSDARRAWSRRDVLRVGLAAGAGLAGGLPLAHDAAFAAPVGGGAASFGRAKSLVLVYLFGGPSHIDMWDMKPSAPTGIRGEFQPIATNVPGIEITEHLPQLARCADQYAIIRSLTHGDSSHGSASHTMLTGRRPRNLGEVPPREDDFPNFGAVLGKLRPTAPGTTPFVSYPWNISTSTNVVPGQNGGFLGQSFDPWRVEPSAAAATGPSAGTAANRPTFDVPLANLPDGVDPRRLQARRRLLDDLATSRASASFGELATIYERAFDLLLSPKFLEAFRVEREPEAVRERYGQNVFGQSLLLARRLVESGVRTTVVYWPDRSEPEAFNNNGVVDKVAVAAWDTHGHHVGNTPNFPRLKDHNLPPLDRGLTTFLADLGERGLLDETLVAVTGEFGRSPKINGDAGRDHYGNVFSAMLAGGGIKGGQTYGTSDKIGAFPADRPVTAGDFAATLYHALGVRPETEIRDRFDRPMRVADGGPVWDLFS; the protein is encoded by the coding sequence ATGCTCTACATCCGCGGCACTTCGTCGGACGCTCGACGCGCGTGGTCGCGGCGCGATGTGTTGCGCGTGGGGTTGGCCGCCGGCGCGGGATTGGCAGGTGGGCTGCCACTGGCGCATGACGCGGCGTTCGCGGCGCCGGTCGGTGGCGGCGCGGCAAGCTTCGGCCGGGCCAAGTCGCTGGTGCTGGTCTATTTGTTCGGTGGGCCGAGCCACATCGACATGTGGGACATGAAGCCCTCGGCTCCCACCGGCATTCGCGGCGAGTTCCAACCGATCGCGACGAACGTGCCGGGCATCGAGATCACGGAGCACTTGCCGCAACTTGCTCGCTGTGCCGACCAGTACGCGATCATCCGCTCGCTAACACATGGCGACAGTTCGCACGGCTCGGCCAGCCATACGATGCTCACCGGGCGGCGGCCGCGCAACTTGGGCGAGGTACCGCCGCGGGAAGATGATTTTCCGAATTTCGGCGCCGTGCTCGGCAAGCTGCGACCGACGGCCCCCGGTACCACGCCGTTCGTTTCCTATCCGTGGAACATTTCTACGAGCACCAACGTCGTGCCGGGGCAGAATGGCGGCTTCCTGGGTCAATCGTTCGATCCGTGGCGCGTCGAACCATCTGCCGCTGCAGCAACGGGGCCATCTGCCGGTACCGCGGCGAATCGGCCGACGTTTGACGTGCCGCTGGCGAACTTGCCCGACGGTGTTGATCCGCGCCGGCTGCAAGCGCGGCGGCGATTGCTCGACGATTTGGCCACATCGCGTGCGAGCGCTTCGTTCGGCGAGCTGGCCACGATCTACGAGCGCGCCTTCGATCTGCTGCTGTCGCCAAAATTCCTGGAAGCATTTCGCGTCGAGCGCGAGCCGGAAGCGGTGCGCGAACGCTACGGTCAGAATGTGTTCGGACAGAGCCTGCTGCTGGCCCGGCGATTGGTCGAGTCGGGCGTGCGAACAACCGTTGTGTATTGGCCCGATCGGTCCGAGCCCGAGGCATTCAATAATAATGGCGTGGTCGACAAGGTGGCCGTGGCGGCGTGGGACACGCATGGCCATCACGTTGGTAATACGCCGAACTTTCCGCGTTTGAAGGATCACAATCTGCCCCCCTTGGATCGTGGGCTGACGACCTTCCTGGCCGATCTGGGCGAACGCGGCCTGCTCGATGAAACTTTGGTGGCCGTGACGGGCGAGTTCGGCCGCTCGCCGAAGATCAACGGTGACGCCGGCCGGGATCATTACGGCAATGTCTTCTCGGCAATGTTGGCCGGCGGCGGAATCAAAGGGGGCCAGACGTACGGGACGTCCGACAAGATCGGCGCCTTTCCGGCCGATCGGCCCGTCACGGCGGGCGACTTCGCCGCCACGCTCTACCATGCGCTGGGCGTGCGACCCGAAACCGAAATCCGCGACCGTTTCGACCGGCCGATGCGCGTGGCCGACGGAGGACCGGTGTGGGATTTGTTTTCGTAG
- a CDS encoding PSD1 and planctomycete cytochrome C domain-containing protein produces MRLFGLRVGFVVPVVFAVAASFAHAAETAPDFGRDIRPILVQHCAKCHGAEKQLSGYRLDVRARALAGGESGEAAIAPGKPDESPLLSRITSDDKDVRMPPEGERLNPHEVKLVRAWVMAGALWPDELAGEEKAKTTHWAFIAPVLPAVPEIQNAAAAHNTIDRFIVARLDAERLALSPAADRTTLLRRLSLDLVGLPPTVAEVDTFLSDTSEGAYERAVERLLASPHYGERWGRHWLDGARYADSDGYEKDKPRQAYFYRDWVTSALNRDLPYDQFVIEQIAGDLLPDATQDQIVATGFLRNSMTNEEGGIDPEQFRMEAMFDRMDAIGKSMLGLTIQCAQCHNHKFDPLTQEDYYRVFALLNDAHEANIAVYTPDEQMRRADLLAEIGRIEGGLKERSPDWLERMTQWEATVRDNQPEWIVVRPDVDTSGGEKHLPQEDGSILAAGYAPTKHTVQMTIRTDVTPINAFRLELLTDPNLPLSGPGRSILGTAALSEFAVEAVSTTTPDKREKVKFKTATADVNPAEAPLPGIYDDRSKNKRTTGGIAFAIDANNDTAWCTDNGPGRRNQPRKAVFTAEQPITNEGGTILNVSLVENHGGWNSDDNQNYNLGRFRFSVTAAADVAADPLPAAVRDLLRVPPAERSPRQVAALFSYWRTTVPESQEANSQIETLWQTHPAGSSQLALLPRSEPRETHLLKRGDFLKPDRTVTPGVPAFLHPMEDAKPTRLSFARWLADRRSPTTARSLVNRVWQAYFGTGLVATSEDLGTQSEAPSHPALLDWLAVDFMEHGWSLKQLHRQIVTSATYQQSSRVAPDLLTRDPYNRLLARGPRLRVEAEVVRDVALSASGLLDARIGGPSVFPPLPEFMLLPPVSYGPKTWPTSSGGDRYRRALYTFRYRSLPYPVLQTFDGPNGDFSCVRRVRSNTPLQALVGLNEPVAVECAQALARRTLKEAKPSDAARLEYAFRLCVARPPSAEELAELARFYVAQKERVAAGWLNARQIIGLPESEIVTPESVPGGATPTELAAWTAVSRVLLNLDETITKE; encoded by the coding sequence ATGCGGTTGTTCGGTCTCCGCGTTGGTTTTGTCGTGCCGGTGGTGTTCGCGGTCGCGGCTTCGTTCGCGCATGCCGCCGAGACCGCTCCTGACTTTGGTCGCGACATTCGGCCGATCCTGGTACAGCACTGCGCGAAGTGTCACGGCGCCGAAAAGCAGCTTTCCGGCTATCGCCTCGACGTTCGCGCCCGTGCGTTGGCCGGCGGCGAGTCTGGCGAAGCGGCGATCGCGCCCGGTAAGCCAGACGAGAGCCCGCTGCTGTCGCGCATCACCAGCGACGACAAAGACGTCCGCATGCCGCCCGAAGGGGAACGTCTCAACCCGCACGAGGTCAAACTCGTTCGTGCCTGGGTCATGGCCGGCGCTCTTTGGCCTGATGAGCTGGCCGGCGAAGAAAAAGCAAAGACGACGCATTGGGCCTTCATCGCCCCGGTTCTCCCCGCAGTGCCCGAGATCCAGAACGCAGCGGCCGCGCACAACACGATCGATCGGTTCATCGTCGCCCGGCTCGATGCCGAGCGGCTGGCGCTTTCCCCCGCAGCCGATCGCACGACGCTCTTGCGCCGGCTGTCACTCGACCTGGTCGGCCTACCGCCGACGGTGGCCGAAGTCGATACCTTTCTGTCCGACACCAGCGAAGGAGCTTACGAGCGGGCAGTCGAACGATTGCTCGCCTCACCCCATTACGGCGAGCGTTGGGGCAGGCACTGGCTCGATGGCGCCCGCTATGCCGACAGCGACGGCTATGAGAAAGACAAGCCGCGGCAAGCATATTTCTATCGCGATTGGGTTACCTCCGCGCTGAATCGCGACCTGCCGTACGACCAATTCGTCATCGAGCAGATCGCCGGTGACCTGCTGCCCGACGCCACGCAGGATCAGATCGTGGCCACCGGTTTCCTGCGCAACTCGATGACCAACGAGGAAGGGGGCATCGATCCCGAGCAGTTCCGCATGGAAGCCATGTTCGATCGTATGGACGCCATCGGCAAAAGCATGCTCGGCCTGACGATCCAATGCGCCCAGTGCCACAACCACAAGTTCGATCCGCTGACGCAAGAAGACTATTACCGCGTCTTCGCATTGTTGAATGACGCGCACGAGGCGAACATCGCGGTCTACACGCCGGACGAGCAAATGCGTCGCGCGGATCTGCTGGCCGAGATCGGCCGCATCGAAGGCGGTTTGAAAGAACGTTCGCCCGACTGGCTCGAACGTATGACGCAATGGGAAGCGACGGTGCGCGACAACCAGCCCGAGTGGATCGTCGTCCGCCCCGACGTCGACACCAGCGGTGGCGAGAAGCACTTGCCGCAAGAGGACGGATCGATCCTGGCCGCGGGCTACGCGCCCACGAAGCACACGGTGCAAATGACGATTCGCACCGACGTCACGCCGATCAATGCCTTCCGGCTGGAATTGCTCACGGATCCGAATCTGCCCCTATCCGGTCCCGGCCGATCGATCCTGGGCACGGCTGCACTATCCGAGTTCGCCGTCGAGGCGGTTTCCACCACCACGCCTGACAAGCGCGAGAAGGTGAAATTCAAAACCGCCACGGCTGATGTCAATCCGGCCGAAGCTCCGCTGCCCGGAATCTACGACGATCGATCGAAGAATAAGCGGACGACAGGCGGCATCGCCTTCGCCATCGACGCCAATAACGACACCGCCTGGTGTACCGACAACGGACCCGGCCGGCGCAATCAACCGCGCAAAGCCGTATTCACCGCCGAGCAGCCGATTACGAATGAGGGGGGCACGATCCTCAACGTGTCGCTCGTCGAGAATCACGGCGGCTGGAACAGCGACGACAATCAGAATTACAACCTGGGCCGCTTCCGCTTCTCGGTCACTGCGGCTGCAGACGTCGCGGCTGATCCGCTGCCAGCCGCGGTGCGCGATCTTTTGCGCGTGCCGCCGGCCGAGCGCTCTCCGCGTCAAGTCGCCGCGCTGTTCAGCTACTGGCGTACCACGGTGCCAGAGTCGCAAGAGGCGAACTCACAAATCGAAACGCTGTGGCAGACTCATCCGGCCGGATCTTCGCAATTGGCGCTGTTGCCGCGCAGCGAGCCACGCGAGACGCACCTTTTGAAGCGTGGCGATTTCCTCAAGCCTGATCGCACGGTCACGCCCGGCGTGCCCGCGTTCCTGCACCCGATGGAAGACGCAAAGCCGACGCGGCTGTCGTTCGCCCGCTGGCTGGCGGATCGTCGTTCGCCGACCACGGCCCGGTCGCTGGTGAATCGCGTGTGGCAAGCCTACTTCGGCACCGGACTGGTCGCGACCAGCGAAGACCTAGGCACGCAGAGCGAAGCCCCGTCGCATCCGGCATTATTGGACTGGTTGGCCGTCGACTTCATGGAACACGGTTGGAGCCTGAAGCAACTGCATCGTCAGATCGTCACGTCGGCCACTTATCAACAATCGTCACGCGTCGCGCCGGATCTGCTCACTCGCGATCCGTACAACCGCCTGCTCGCCCGCGGGCCGCGCTTGCGCGTCGAGGCCGAGGTGGTGCGCGACGTCGCGCTCTCGGCCAGCGGGCTGCTGGACGCGCGTATCGGCGGGCCGAGCGTCTTTCCGCCGCTTCCCGAATTCATGCTGCTGCCGCCGGTCAGCTACGGTCCGAAGACGTGGCCCACGTCGTCGGGCGGAGATCGCTATCGCCGCGCTCTCTACACCTTCCGCTACCGCTCGCTTCCTTATCCAGTGCTGCAAACGTTTGACGGACCCAACGGTGACTTCTCTTGCGTCCGCCGCGTCCGTTCGAACACGCCGCTGCAAGCGCTCGTCGGCTTGAACGAGCCAGTCGCCGTCGAATGCGCGCAAGCCCTCGCGCGGCGCACGTTGAAAGAAGCAAAGCCCTCGGATGCCGCGCGCCTGGAATACGCGTTCCGCCTGTGCGTGGCCCGTCCGCCGTCGGCGGAAGAATTGGCCGAGCTCGCGCGGTTCTACGTCGCGCAAAAAGAGCGCGTGGCGGCCGGCTGGCTGAACGCCCGACAGATTATCGGCCTGCCCGAGAGCGAGATTGTGACTCCCGAAAGCGTCCCCGGCGGAGCGACGCCGACCGAATTGGCCGCCTGGACGGCCGTCTCGCGCGTGCTCTTGAACCTGGACGAAACGATCACCAAAGAATAA
- a CDS encoding DUF423 domain-containing protein: MSPRTWIIVGAVMGALAVGTGAFGAHGLKDRLQESGTFDTYETAVRYQMYHALALVLVGLIGLQFSAPALNIAGLCFTAGIVIFSGLLYGIALGGPKILGAIVPIGGLGFIAGWIALAVAALAKK; this comes from the coding sequence TTGTCTCCTCGCACCTGGATCATCGTCGGCGCCGTGATGGGCGCCTTGGCCGTGGGTACCGGCGCTTTTGGTGCACACGGCTTGAAGGACCGCCTGCAAGAGTCAGGTACCTTCGATACTTACGAAACCGCGGTCCGGTATCAGATGTATCACGCGCTCGCGCTCGTACTGGTCGGCCTCATCGGATTGCAATTTAGCGCGCCGGCGCTGAACATCGCGGGCCTGTGCTTCACGGCCGGCATTGTGATTTTTTCCGGTCTGCTGTACGGAATAGCTTTGGGCGGGCCGAAGATCCTGGGCGCGATCGTGCCGATCGGCGGTCTGGGCTTCATCGCCGGCTGGATTGCCCTGGCCGTTGCGGCGCTCGCCAAAAAATAG
- a CDS encoding DUF1501 domain-containing protein: protein MRDCGIGLGTMALAHLLGGDSSSGAATASSAAATDPLSPRAPHHPAKAKRVIFLFMAGAPSHLELFDNKPELAKFDGQLPPAELIKNYRAAFINPNSKLLGPRFKFARHGRCGAEIGELLPHLAGIADDITIVKSLVTDAFNHAPGQIMMNTGSQQFGRPSMGAWTLYGLGAESQNLPGFVVMNSGKKGPSGGNSNWGSGFLPTVYQGVAFRTSGEPVLYLSNPPGVDRQMQRESLDTLANLNRRRLDAIGDPEIATRINSFEMAYRMQASAPELMELGQESAETLAMYGAEPGKPSFANNCLLARRMIERGVRYVQLFHEAWDQHGNLKADLQKNCKDTDQACAALVADLKQRGLLEDTIVIWGGEFGRTPMVQGGDDGRDHHPNAFTMWLAGGGFKPGATIGATDDLGFNAVEDVIHVHDLHATILHQLGFDHTRLTYRFQGRDFRLTDVHGRVVEKLLA from the coding sequence ATGCGCGATTGCGGCATCGGCCTAGGCACGATGGCGCTCGCTCACTTGCTGGGAGGCGATTCATCATCCGGGGCGGCCACCGCCTCGTCGGCCGCGGCGACCGACCCGCTGTCGCCCCGCGCGCCGCATCATCCGGCCAAGGCTAAACGTGTCATCTTCCTGTTCATGGCCGGCGCGCCCAGCCATTTGGAACTGTTCGACAACAAGCCTGAGCTGGCGAAGTTCGACGGCCAGTTGCCGCCGGCTGAGTTGATCAAGAACTATCGAGCCGCGTTCATCAATCCGAACTCAAAGCTGCTCGGCCCGCGCTTCAAGTTCGCGCGGCACGGTCGCTGCGGCGCCGAGATCGGCGAACTGCTGCCTCACCTGGCCGGCATCGCCGACGATATCACCATCGTGAAATCGCTGGTGACCGATGCGTTCAATCATGCGCCAGGCCAGATCATGATGAACACCGGCAGCCAGCAATTCGGCCGGCCGAGCATGGGGGCCTGGACGCTGTACGGTCTGGGGGCCGAATCGCAGAACCTGCCCGGCTTCGTCGTGATGAACTCGGGCAAGAAGGGGCCCAGCGGCGGCAATTCGAATTGGGGATCGGGCTTTCTTCCCACCGTCTATCAAGGCGTGGCCTTCCGCACCAGCGGCGAACCGGTCTTGTATTTGTCGAATCCGCCGGGCGTCGATCGGCAGATGCAGCGCGAATCGCTCGATACGCTGGCGAATCTGAATCGTCGCCGACTCGATGCGATCGGCGATCCCGAAATCGCTACGCGTATTAATTCGTTCGAAATGGCCTATCGCATGCAGGCCAGCGCGCCCGAGCTGATGGAACTCGGACAGGAATCGGCCGAAACGCTGGCCATGTACGGGGCCGAGCCGGGCAAGCCGTCGTTCGCCAACAACTGCCTGCTCGCGCGGCGCATGATCGAGCGCGGCGTTCGCTACGTGCAACTGTTCCACGAGGCGTGGGATCAACACGGCAATCTGAAAGCCGACTTGCAAAAGAATTGCAAAGACACCGATCAGGCTTGTGCGGCCCTGGTGGCCGATCTCAAGCAGCGCGGCCTGCTCGAAGACACGATCGTCATCTGGGGTGGCGAGTTCGGCCGCACGCCGATGGTGCAGGGAGGAGACGACGGGCGCGACCATCATCCGAATGCCTTTACCATGTGGCTGGCCGGCGGCGGCTTCAAGCCGGGCGCCACGATCGGCGCCACCGACGACCTGGGCTTTAACGCCGTCGAGGACGTCATCCACGTACACGACCTGCATGCCACAATCCTGCACCAGTTGGGCTTTGACCACACGCGCCTGACGTATCGCTTCCAAGGCCGCGACTTCCGCCTGACCGACGTACACGGTCGCGTGGTCGAAAAGCTGCTGGCGTAA